GATTCATATATGAACTTGGGAGTATACTGCCGTTTTTTTCGGCAGCTTTGGTGTTTTTTATAAGCTCAGCAATATCTTTTGCAAACCTGAAACAGTATAAATCTCAAAATACAGAGGTGGCTAATGGATTTACAGATTAAAATTATAATAGTAGTAATGTTTTTTGTAATATTGATAAGCATGCAGTATACATTGAATAAAATATTGCTTGCATTGAGAGAGATAAAAGTAATATTGTTGACAAAAAAAGAAAAGCGGGAATAATTTATATTATTTCAATCATAATAATCTTGTGATAAGGAGGTAATTATGGCTGAAAAAAATGCAAAAAAGAAAAAGGAACTCACGCCTGATGATTTAATGAAGCTTGAAATAGCAAAAGAAATAGGTCTGATGGACAAAGTAAAAGAGCTTGGGTGGGGAGGACTCACTGCCAAGGAAACCGGCAGAATAGGCGGTTTGATGACTGCTAAGAAAAAACAAAGGAAGAAATAGGATGCTCAATAAAAGCTACAAAGAATTTTCGCAAATTTATGATTTGCTGATGGATGACATAGATTATGAAAAATGGACATCCTTTATAATAAATAATACCGGAAATATCGGAGGCGGCAAAAAAATTCTTGAGGCTGCATGCGGAACCGGCAGTATAACAAAGTTACTGGCAGAAAATGAGTACAAAGTTACTGCATTTGACCTTTCACAGGACATGCTTATGAGAGCGTACGAGAAGCTGGGACGCAGTCCGGTTGTTAAGCTGCTCAACATGGATATGGCAGATTTTAAAATTGACGACAAATTCCATGCTGCCATATGTTGTTGCGACGGAATAAATTATCTTACTTTTGAAAAAACTGAAAATTTTTTTGCAAATATATACAATCATCTGGGTGATGATTCCATATTTATTTTTGATATGAGCACAGAATTTAAGTATAAATCAATGTTCAATGAAACTTATGTGTATGATGACGGTGAAATTTTTTATGTTTGGGAAAATATGGCGAATGAAAAAAATAATTCTGTAGATATTGAAATAAATTTTTTTGTTAAGGACTCGTCAAATAAATATACAAGAATAAATGAAATTCAGACTCAGTATGTACATAATGCAAAAAAAATTACGGAACTTTTAAAAAAAATCGGCTTTTCACATATTGAAGTTTACGGTGATTATAGTGATAAGATGTATAATAATACTTCTATGAGAGCGGTTTTTTGCGCTAAGAAAGAGAGGAAACAATAATGGATTACATGATAAGGGCAATAGATAAGAAGCATACATTTAGATTATTTATGATTAAATCCACAAATACGGTTGAGGAAGCGAGGAGGCATCACAATACGACGCCAACAGCATCAGCTGCATTGGGAAGGACGCTGACTGCGGCCCTGATGATGGGTTATATGATGAAAAATGAAGATGATAAACTCACTATAAATATAAATGGCGGAGGTCCAATAGGTACTATTTTGACAGTTTCCGACAACAGAGGGCATGTAAAGGGCTATGTTGATAATCCTAATGTTGATTTACCGCTGAAACCAAATGGCAAGCTTGATGTGGGCGGAGCAGTAGGAGTTAACGGCAAAGTTACGGTAATGATGGACTTAGGACTAAAAGATCCTTATGTAGGCAGTACAGACATTGTTACAGGAGAAATAGGGGATGACATAGCTATGTATTACTGTCAGTCTGAACAGCAAAATTCTGCTGTAGCACTAGGTGTATTAATTGACAGAGACTATAGTGTCAAGTCTGCAGGCGGTTTTATAGTTCAGACTCTTCCGTTTATTGAAGAAGAAGATTTGGCAAAACTTGAAGTGGTGTTGGGAAGCCTTAAATCGGTTTCTGAATATTTTGAAAATGATTATGATGTCGAAAAGATTGCAAAGGAAATTTTCAACAGCTTTGATATTGAAATAACGGATAAGATTCCAGTTGGATTTAAATGTGATTGTTCTGAAGAGAGAATGGAGCAGGCGCTTATGACTATAGGCAAAGATGATTTGAAACAGCTGATAGAAGAGGACGAAAAAATAGAAACAGTATGCCATTTTTGTAATGAAAAATATGTTTTTAAAGGTGAAAAGTTAAAGAATATTTTAAAATTTATTGAAGAAAATTAACTTTTCTGAATTTTCATTTATTGTAAAATTATACAAACAATATAAATTTTATAAGAGGCTTTCCAATTAAATTGCGAAAGTCTTTTATTGTATTTTAATACATAAAATACAATAAAATTTCTTTGCGGGTGATTTTTAAAAAATGGAATTTAAAACATTAACATTAAAATTTTATAAATAGTTTTTTGGAAATTTTTTTTGTTTGCAACTCACCATCCAGCTAGCTTTGAGCCTTTTTCAGCATGAGATTTTTACTGAAGAACCTGAAACAAAAATAAAATTAGACTTCCATTTGCAAAAAAAAGGTGATAATATATTAACAAAATCAAAAATACAAATGCATAAAATATAGAACCATTAATGGAGGCTAGATTATGTTTAATGTACCTATGAAATTTGTTGAACTTATATTTGAGCAATCGGGAATTGTTTCTGTAACAGACAAAGAAGGCTGTTATATTTATGTAAATAAAAAATGGCAGGAAGATACCGGCATATCTGAAAAAGAAGCCATAGGAAAGTACAATCATGATCTTATTGAAGGATCGAGAGCATTATCAGCCATAAAATCGGGGAAAGTGCTTACTGCGGATTTTTTTATTAGAAGAATAGATGGGAAAAGCCTGCCGGGGATTATGACTTATGTTCCTATACATGATAAAAAAAATGATATTATAGGCTGTTATATTTCTTCATCATTTTCATGTATAGAAAAGGCGTTGGAATTTTCGGAGAGGCTGGAGGCTGTTACTGAGGAATATGAATTCCTCAAAAAAGAAATGCGAAAAAGAAGTGGAGTTAAGTACTCTATAGATGATATAATAGGCCAAAGTGATGCTGTAAAACGCTTGAAAGAAAACATTTATCTTGCAGGAGCATCGGATTCGACAGTCCTTATAGAAGGTGAAACAGGTACAGGAAAGGAATTAGTGGCTCATTCAATCCATAGCTGCAGTCTGAGAAATATTTTTTCGTTTGTTAAGGTTAATTGTTCTGCCATTCCGGCAACACTTATGGAATCAGAGTTTTTTGGATATGAAGAAGGTACCTTTACGGGAGCAAAAAAAGGCGGCAAACGAGGGAAATTTGAGATGGCACACCTTGGGAGTATTTTTCTTGATGAAATAAATCAAATGGATCTCACCATCCAGCCAAAGCTGCTGAGAGTTCTTCAGGAAAAAGAAATAGAAAGAATTGGCTCAAGTGAAAGTACGCCTATTGATACAAGAGTTATTTCGGCATCTAATGTTTCACTTAGTGAAATGGTAAAGCACAGCAATTTCAGAGATGATTTGTTTTACAGGCTTAATATAATAAATATAGTTATTCCTCCTCTTAGAAAAAGAAGAGAAGATATACCAGATTTAGCAGACAGCATAATATATAAACTTAATAAAAAGTTGGACAGACCTATAGAGGGAATTTCATCTAGAGCTTTGACATATCTTAAACAAAGAGATTGGCCGGGAAACGTGAGGGAACTTCAGAATATAATCGAAAGAGCTATGAATGTATCTATGGGCAGAAGTATTACTTTGGATGATATTAAAAAAATAGAAACTGTGAATATTCATAAATGGGATAACAAATCTGATTCTAGCGAAATACTTCGCAGCTCAGATGCTTCGCTGGCGGATAAAAAACAAAGTATAGAAAAAGATGCAATTATAAATGCATTGAAATCATGCGATTATAACAGAACAAAGGCAGCAAAAGATTTAGGCATTTCAAGGACTTTACTATATCAAAAAATTAAAAAATATAATATTGATCTCTAAAAGGATGTGTAAACATAAGTTTACAAA
Above is a window of Sedimentibacter sp. MB35-C1 DNA encoding:
- a CDS encoding sigma-54-dependent Fis family transcriptional regulator, with protein sequence MFNVPMKFVELIFEQSGIVSVTDKEGCYIYVNKKWQEDTGISEKEAIGKYNHDLIEGSRALSAIKSGKVLTADFFIRRIDGKSLPGIMTYVPIHDKKNDIIGCYISSSFSCIEKALEFSERLEAVTEEYEFLKKEMRKRSGVKYSIDDIIGQSDAVKRLKENIYLAGASDSTVLIEGETGTGKELVAHSIHSCSLRNIFSFVKVNCSAIPATLMESEFFGYEEGTFTGAKKGGKRGKFEMAHLGSIFLDEINQMDLTIQPKLLRVLQEKEIERIGSSESTPIDTRVISASNVSLSEMVKHSNFRDDLFYRLNIINIVIPPLRKRREDIPDLADSIIYKLNKKLDRPIEGISSRALTYLKQRDWPGNVRELQNIIERAMNVSMGRSITLDDIKKIETVNIHKWDNKSDSSEILRSSDASLADKKQSIEKDAIINALKSCDYNRTKAAKDLGISRTLLYQKIKKYNIDL
- a CDS encoding class I SAM-dependent methyltransferase codes for the protein MLNKSYKEFSQIYDLLMDDIDYEKWTSFIINNTGNIGGGKKILEAACGTGSITKLLAENEYKVTAFDLSQDMLMRAYEKLGRSPVVKLLNMDMADFKIDDKFHAAICCCDGINYLTFEKTENFFANIYNHLGDDSIFIFDMSTEFKYKSMFNETYVYDDGEIFYVWENMANEKNNSVDIEINFFVKDSSNKYTRINEIQTQYVHNAKKITELLKKIGFSHIEVYGDYSDKMYNNTSMRAVFCAKKERKQ
- the hslO gene encoding Hsp33 family molecular chaperone HslO; protein product: MDYMIRAIDKKHTFRLFMIKSTNTVEEARRHHNTTPTASAALGRTLTAALMMGYMMKNEDDKLTININGGGPIGTILTVSDNRGHVKGYVDNPNVDLPLKPNGKLDVGGAVGVNGKVTVMMDLGLKDPYVGSTDIVTGEIGDDIAMYYCQSEQQNSAVALGVLIDRDYSVKSAGGFIVQTLPFIEEEDLAKLEVVLGSLKSVSEYFENDYDVEKIAKEIFNSFDIEITDKIPVGFKCDCSEERMEQALMTIGKDDLKQLIEEDEKIETVCHFCNEKYVFKGEKLKNILKFIEEN
- a CDS encoding small, acid-soluble spore protein, alpha/beta type, giving the protein MAEKNAKKKKELTPDDLMKLEIAKEIGLMDKVKELGWGGLTAKETGRIGGLMTAKKKQRKK